GAAATATCCGAAAATGTCATCAGGGATTTCACGGTCAAAAGGCCAGTTGTATGCGAGCGTTGAATGAATATACCTATCGCAGACTATATCATATTTTCCGGCCATGTCCGAGACGTAATAGCATGATGACAGATAATAGTGATACGCTGAATATTTGTTGGCGGCGGCGAATTTCCTCACGGGCATATATTCAGGGCCTGGGGTTGACGCAAATTTGAATCCGAGAGAGTCGGCGAGAATTTTTGCCGCGGAGCTTTTCCCGGTTCCGTCAGTGCCTTCAAGAGTGATTAGCATTCTACAACACTTCCTCCACTGTGCAGCGCATAATTTTTGACGTGCGAAATTCTACGGTATCGCCCTTTTTCCTTCCCGCAAGAACTTTCCCTAACGGACTCTGCGGAGTTATGGCCGTGTATTTCCTGCCCTCGTGGACGACTGAGACTCCCGCCGCGCCTTTCGCGTCAAGCAGTATATAGCCGTTATGCGCTCCGTTCTGTTTAAGGATGATGATTGAGCCGTTAGCGATAATTTCGCCGCCTGTCCGTGAAATTTCCGCCTCAAGAAGGGATAATGCTTTCTCCATTTCGTTATGGCTCTTCTTCATTTCCGAGAGCTGCCACTGTCCTTCAACTAATGCGCTGTCGTAACGGCTCTGCATTGGGCCGGGCTGATCTGCAAGATATTCCTTCTGCATTTCGATACCCTCATTTGAGGACGATATATTTTCCTTCAGCTTATTGATTAAAAGTCCGAGTATTGTTTTTCTGTCCAAGGTAAAATTATCTCCTGTTCATTAAGTCTGCTATATGCTCCAATATATTATCATGCCCCGCTTCCAAGAAACTCCCTGTATCATCGAACGGGCATAAAGTGATTCTTCCGTCAGGGTATACCCACACAGAACGGCATGAAGGGCAGCCTGTAGGGTGAGGGATTCGGCATTCGCGGCACATTTCGAGGCCGGGATTTTTCGCGCTCTCAATTTCTACACGCGTGTCGTCCCTGAAAATTTCGGCGAATCCAAGAAATTCGCGGTAATATTCCTCGTCCGCTGTCATGTCATTCATGAGCTTGATTATTATCCCGTGAGGCAATAGAGCTTCGGCCATGCGCCTTATTGAGTCTGGATTCTGCCGTGCGAAAACGGTGTTGATCTTCACGCGGAGGCCATGCCCGGCAGCTTTTACGGCACTGTGAATTATGTCCGCGGGGCTGTATTCTGATGACGTGAGGCGTGAATATTCTTCCGGGACGAATGAAGGCACAGAGATATTCAGGGAGTCTGTGAGGGAGTAAAACTCTTCAGGCTGAAGGGGGAGCATAGATCCGTTTGTGGTGATTGCGTTAGTGAGTCCGAGGGATTTTGACAGCCTCATGATGTCCAGAAGGTGAGGGAAGATTAGCGGCTCTCCGCCAGTGTAAGCGACTTTTTCCCCGCCGAGCGAGGCAAAAACTTTCACGCATTCTTTCAGGAAGCCGGGGGGAATATCTCTATTCCGGCACCTGTTGAAGTCATGGGAGCAGAACACACAGCGGTAATTGCACCTGTCAGATAATACGAGCCTGAGATTGTATTTGCTCATAGTGAGTCATCCTTTCGGGAACGAACTGCCCCGGCTTTTCGGGCTGAGGCAGAAATATATTCCGTTCGGTCAGTCGAGGCAGGGTTCGAGCGCGCCTCCGGCAGAAGCTATGTCCGTAACTGCGAGCGCTATTGATGAAACTATTGATGAAAACGGTTTCGGGTCAGGGTCAGGCTTAAGCATTGCATTAATTGCCTGGACAACGGTGAACGCTATGCTGTAGCTGTTCCCCGTCCTGCGACCTGTAACAGTCGGCGAACGATATTCCTTCATGTATTCCTTCATGGCCGTGTCCCCCTAGTCGAGGCAGGGTTCTAGTGCGGGAAGTCCCCCTGCAACGCTTTTGTCCCCTGATTTTGAGGTCAGCAGAGCCGCCGCAACGCCCCCCGCAAATGCCGCCGCAACTTTCGCCATCGTAACGCCCGCAATCAATGCCGCCGGG
This genomic stretch from Synergistaceae bacterium harbors:
- a CDS encoding radical SAM protein encodes the protein MSKYNLRLVLSDRCNYRCVFCSHDFNRCRNRDIPPGFLKECVKVFASLGGEKVAYTGGEPLIFPHLLDIMRLSKSLGLTNAITTNGSMLPLQPEEFYSLTDSLNISVPSFVPEEYSRLTSSEYSPADIIHSAVKAAGHGLRVKINTVFARQNPDSIRRMAEALLPHGIIIKLMNDMTADEEYYREFLGFAEIFRDDTRVEIESAKNPGLEMCRECRIPHPTGCPSCRSVWVYPDGRITLCPFDDTGSFLEAGHDNILEHIADLMNRR
- a CDS encoding GreA/GreB family elongation factor codes for the protein MDRKTILGLLINKLKENISSSNEGIEMQKEYLADQPGPMQSRYDSALVEGQWQLSEMKKSHNEMEKALSLLEAEISRTGGEIIANGSIIILKQNGAHNGYILLDAKGAAGVSVVHEGRKYTAITPQSPLGKVLAGRKKGDTVEFRTSKIMRCTVEEVL